The DNA segment tgaatctactctaaaaaggaaaggggaagatatagaaatgacaaaaggtaaattattgaatctattataaaaaaagatagaatatggaGATGATATGATATAAAGGTCtgttatttaatctacttttaaaaaggaactacttgttttaaataggctaagtaatgaattttttttgtctgaatttgtcaaatgttaatggactggacattgttatatattaatggagtttttcgtttgaatctgtcaaatgttaatggatagacatcattaatgtaattcttgactgtatatattgtatatacttattggatatagtttttcttgtattagttataagcttttttaattttatacaaaaaagggggggaatgtggtggtattgtgttccctaaaatattgtataccctaataaacttatctggagtcagaaagcagaaaagccactagatatagaggccagaaaacagtggcacacacgcctttaatcctagcattccagaggtagaaatccatcttgatctctgtgagttcatggccacactggaaacagccaggcatggtgactcacaccatggaatcccaggaagtaatggcagaaagcagctaagtatataaggcataaaaatcaggaactagagcgggttaaggttttaggattttgagctgtgcagttcagctgagatccattcagatgaggactcagtgacttccagtttgaggaaacaggatcagctgagaattggcaagctgaggtgactgtggcttctgtttctctgatctttcagcattcaccctaatacctagtcccgggtttgtttttattaataagaacttttaagattcctgctacaatatgggATATGGACATTGCCCTTGGCTGTCTCACAGAAGTTGGAGGTAAGTCTCTCTTGCTGAaaataccatgtacttcagacacaggactgaaCGGATCCAAGCTGGATCTGATCTGAATGTCTGCACCCcgaggactagttttcatagtcCTGGGTGCTGTGCAAGCAGCCAAGGGAAGGAAACAACAATTacacctacccagctgtgacatcAAAGTACCCCAATGAAGAGCTTAGCAATATAATGCTAAGCATGTATTgtggaataattattttgtacactgtaaagatgtgtctttgccaaggcaccttctgattgctttaataaaaagccaaatggccaatagctaggcagaaagaggttagacaggacttccaggaagaaagagagcaagagagatgaatctaggcgtgtgacagacaccagggtacatggagaggaaacaggaggtgcaagatggaagagaggtaaaaagccatgaggcacaacattgattgatataaatgggttaatttaaggtataagagctagtgggacaagcataagtgATAGGCTGAGcctataattaataatgtctccatgtcattttttaattgtaagctgGAGGACCAAAGGAAAAAGTGTATGCAACAGCAGCACTTACATCTTGGCTCTAACCAACAGAATACTGAAGATgctggcacatatttttaatctcagaataaaggaagcagaggcagggggatctttgtgagtttgaggccagactacacATGGTTTTCAGTCTAGCTAGGTCTAGATggtaaaaccctgactcaaaaaaggaGATAATGAAATTGGGCAGTAATTAAAACCATAATTTTTAATGTACCTATTGTTACAAATTGTGTATTGTGGCTCAGTGCTATGCTGGGAAGGATCAAGAAGTGAGTGGAATGTCCTAATTGTCTCTTCACTTATTTGCTGACTCACTTACAAGGTGAGGGGACCTCAGCTGGCCTTGCTGTCTTCTGCcacgtttcttttattatttaaatttttatttatgttttttcattttacataccaatcactgttCTCCCtcactccccttctcctgctccccccaagctcccctcatcctctcccctggcaatgggaccagaacttatcccgtgtacatgaactggcttaattttttaattttttaattcattttacataccaaccacagatcgccctctcatccctcctccatctcctcgctCCTTCCCCgcaaccctccccccaccccctcctccaaaagggttagtacttccattggggaacagcaaaccctccccccatcccctcctccaaaattgttagtacttccattcagttgaggcaggaccaagcttcacccccttgcatcaagggtgagcaaacaaTCCAAAGGTAAGAAATCTAGAAGCTTTTACACAATTTTTTGAACCGAGCCCTAATTCTTCTAAAAAGGGTCTCCAAAATCTGGAGTAGAATTATCATactccataatgaaatgcttgagttcTTCAACATGTTCCTCACCTATTTCATGCAAACTCTGCTTCATTGCAAACTGTATAGATTTTTCTAATGAACGATCCTTTTCAACCAGCCTTTCCACCACCATCCCGAATGTTTCACAGACTTGTCGGTAAACCTTCTCAATCTCAGTGATTTTTGATGCGATCGCTTTAGAGCGAATGCTAAGCTGGCCGTCTTCACACAATTCTGGGCCAGCTGTTGTGTTTGACTCGGGTTCTTCTGTCTGGTTGATACGTAATGGTGCCTTGGATCCcgtctcaaactcagaaatttcagccaagttattttcttctgacttcttgggaTTTTCATTAGCCCTCTGGCATGCAGCATCAGCCTGTGCCTTCTCAGTCAGCCGGCTGGGGCTTTTTAACACCTTGGATGAAGAACTTGAGGGCACagtatctcttgatgttttcaaaaactggatGGCTCTCTCTTTACATCTTTGTCGAGACTGATGGAAGGAGCgcatcctgcttctactgctgagactggatccaaatctgctgtgtaggtagtccttcccgcccacacgtgattctctcaaaaaaggaGTGCCCCGTTTATGGGGAGAGCGTTGTCTTGAATAATGGGAAGAATAGAAACGTTTTCTTCTAAAGCCGTTTCTCATGGCCCTGTATTGAGGCTGTTGGCTTGTGGAATACTCATCTCTTGACCATCGGTAGCCATAATGGCCTCTTTTGTAGGGTGGGGCTCTTCTTGGATCCTGAGTAAAACAGCGGCCTTCGTCCCATTCTTGGTAATCAACATGACAGTAGTATCTACTGTAGCCTCCTTCCTTGAGTTTGGCTAGCAGAGAagatctcttgtctcccagaggcGGTCTCTTTGGCACAACATTAATTAATCTATGGTTGCCATCACTGGGATGGTTCCAAGAAAgcgcttgttttcctggaagtcgcttgtagTCATACCATCCCTgtgcttgttttcctggaagtcgcttgtagtcacaccatccctcagaccacatttcatctgttttggaaACCACTGGACGTCTGCGAACAGAAATTCGTACTTCCCTTCCGGTTCACGTTCAATTTCCAACCACACTCATGGCTCAGCTCAAGAATCTGTTATTGTCTAAAAATTCGTCATCAGAACTCCCCAATAGGTACGTTCCACCGATCCTGCTGAAACcgcaccaacagctctctaattaaaCTTAGGCCTACTCAACAGCACGGAAATCATGCCAGGTACTTGTAAGCTAGGAAATTAGCTGGGGCTAGTGAGGGCATGTGTCATACAGGAGAATGCAGTACCACCACTTGACTAAATCAGTACAATTCCTAAGTGAATTCCACTTCCTACaaaaaagtgtagctctcacccctcaccaaaaaaagcttctctttgcaacagagagagaccattgcagaaaaccacaac comes from the Peromyscus maniculatus bairdii isolate BWxNUB_F1_BW_parent chromosome X, HU_Pman_BW_mat_3.1, whole genome shotgun sequence genome and includes:
- the LOC143270841 gene encoding periphilin-1-like isoform X2, which translates into the protein MRNGFRRKRFYSSHYSRQRSPHKRGTPFLRESRVGGKDYLHSRFGSSLSSRSRMRSFHQSRQRCKERAIQFLKTSRDTVPSSSSSKTGSKAPLRINQTEEPESNTTAGPELCEDGQLSIRSKAIASKITEIEKVYRQVCETFGMVVERLVEKDRSLEKSIQFAMKQSLHEIGEEHVEELKHFIMEYDNSTPDFGDPF
- the LOC143270841 gene encoding periphilin-1-like isoform X1, producing MWSEGWCDYKRLPGKQDPRRAPPYKRGHYGYRWSRDEYSTSQQPQYRAMRNGFRRKRFYSSHYSRQRSPHKRGTPFLRESRVGGKDYLHSRFGSSLSSRSRMRSFHQSRQRCKERAIQFLKTSRDTVPSSSSSKVLKSPSRLTEKAQADAACQRANENPKKSEENNLAEISEFETGSKAPLRINQTEEPESNTTAGPELCEDGQLSIRSKAIASKITEIEKVYRQVCETFGMVVERLVEKDRSLEKSIQFAMKQSLHEIGEEHVEELKHFIMEYDNSTPDFGDPF